Genomic segment of Pochonia chlamydosporia 170 chromosome 1, whole genome shotgun sequence:
GGATTATCGGCGTGTATGAGGCAGCACTCGGAGCCTTCGAGGTGGTAGCTTGCGAGGGAGTCTGGCACCCCCCTGAAGCGGAGCTTGGTTGAAGAGACAAAGGGCTCAGCGGGCATGACGACTGTAGCAGCGTTAGGTTTGTTTGCAGCTCATATCTCGGCTGGGAAAGAGGGCGTCATCCAGACGTACCAATGCCGTTCCAGCAACTAGTGACGGGCACGGCGTCCGTGTTGCTCACCAGGGCGTTTCTCGATGTCCTGGCTTTGAAATACGGCCATGTCTGCATAACATGTCCATGGCCTTCAATGTCCCGTAACGCAAACGTATCATAATACAGAGGGGGTTTGGAAAAATCCAACGAGCAAGCCGCTGCATATTCACCCCCATTCGTCTCCATCAACGTCAAAACATCGTCGACCTAGCAAAACCATAAATCAGTaacagcatcatccatctttcACACGAATCTCATACCGTAAACACCACATCATTCAGAAACAGCACCTTGTCAAACGTAACACCCTGCTTATGAAGATCCAGCAAATCCTTAATCGTCTTGTTCCTCAATCTCGACAGGTACGGAATGCGCCGCAACTCCTTCTTATGCCTCGGCGTGTCTATCCAACCGTCGCCCTTGTTCGCGCTGTCCAGTTCATCCTGGTGCGTCACATCCGACACCTCAACGCGGTGCGGGACACCTCTCTTTTCCAGGTCCCGATCTAGCTCCTTCAGCACGGTTTTGCTATCGTCCCAGCTGCCGCTTTCGAATATAC
This window contains:
- a CDS encoding polysaccharide export protein (similar to Cordyceps militaris CM01 XP_006674386.1); its protein translation is MVFNPANWLYIRRILRLRITRVAFFLFLLFNFLDVLRIHHNLSHSHGQRRSKRPGPSRPHERIYIASMHFNNGEILKSHWNDAVIGLTETFGPKNVFVSIFESGSWDDSKTVLKELDRDLEKRGVPHRVEVSDVTHQDELDSANKGDGWIDTPRHKKELRRIPYLSRLRNKTIKDLLDLHKQGVTFDKVLFLNDVVFTVDDVLTLMETNGGEYAAACSLDFSKPPLYYDTFALRDIEGHGHVMQTWPYFKARTSRNALVSNTDAVPVTSCWNGIVVMPAEPFVSSTKLRFRGVPDSLASYHLEGSECCLIHADNPLSRTLGVYLNPRVRVGYNPAAYTATHPAGSWVSAWDIFMGIWRNRLKRWTSVTFEGMVVRSRVKRWEREKSGNSEPGVFCLINEMQVLAHNGWAHV